CATAAAAACGAGTCGTACATGGCATAACTAAAATATTTTCGCGCAATAAAATTAATAGCATTGAGTCAGAATTATTAAAGTCTTTCGGAAACATGCATTTATAATTACGGGCGAGAAAAAACGAGTTTTAGGGGAGCTTAATTTGCAGGTAAAAATTTTTATCACAGCATTGACTAATTCTCTAACAGCAAATATACTTTGCAAAATTTATTTTATAACGAGGTATTATTACTAGGTGCTAAATTATAAACACGAACGCAAATCAAGACAGGAAAAGCTCGCGAAATTAATCGAAGCTAACCCAATGGCAACAGACAGCGAACTCGCAGAGAGTCTAAATGTCAGCGTAAGTACTGTCCGGCTTGACCGTGCATTAATGGGAGTGCCTGAACTTCGTGAACGCATTAAATCAATGGCAGAATCAGCAATAAATAAATTGCAGTCCCTCAACCCCGGCGAAGTCATCGGCGAACTCTTAGAGCTTGAACCTAACAAATGGGCTTTATCCGTCCTCAAGACAGCACAGGAAATGGCCGTAAAATTCACGGATATTATCAGCGACAATTATATTTATTCGCAAGCAAGCTCGATAGCTCTTGCAGTTATTCAGACAGCAGGCGTTATAATCGACTCAATGAGAGGCGAGTACAAGGGACATGCAAAAGTCGGAGATATTCTCGTCGCACGCGCAAAAGTCGGAGTCAATCACGAGGGCAAAAAAATTGTCAGCGTACGCACAAAAGTCGGCGATAAAGAAATTTTTGTAGGCCGATTCATCATAGAGATTAAGCAATAAATCATGAAAGAAGGTGAAAAATTGAGTAATATTACAATCGCAGTTGACGCAATGGGAGGAGACAACGCACCCGCAGAAATTTGCGCAGGAGCCGTGAAAGCCTGCAAAGAGTTTCAGGACATCGAGATAATTTTAACGGGCGATACAGAAAAAATTAAATCCTGCTTAGAATCTCATCCAAGAATACACATTCAGCAGGCTAGCGAAATTATTGACCCCGATGAACACCCCGCAAACGCAATCAGGAAAAAGAAAGATTCAAGCATGAGAGTCGCTATGGAAATGGTAAAGTCCGGTGATGCACAAGGTTGCGTCAGTGCAGGAAGTACGGGCGCAATAGTTTCCGGCGGAGTTCTCGTTGTCGGACGTTTGCCCGGCATTGACAGACCCGCTTTAGGTGTTCCGATTCCATCACTCGAAAAAATTTCTTTCACTCTTGATGTAGGAGCTACTGTCAGATGTAAACCTGAAAATTTGCTGCAATTTGCTTTAATGGGAAATATTTACTCACATAAAATTTTAGGCGTGGCAAATCCTGACATAAGATTATTATCAAACGGTACTGAAGAAATTAAGGGCGATGATACAGTTTTGGGCGCGCGTGAATTAATCAGTCAGAAAGAAAATTTAAACTTTCAAGGATACATCGAGGGCAATAATTTAATAAACGGCATTGCAGACGTAATTGTTTGCGACGGTTTCACGGGAAATATAGCACTCAAGCTCGGCGAAGGAATCATGCAGACTCTAAAATCTTTGCTCGTCGAAGAAGTAAATAAATCTTTTATCGCTAAAACAGGAATGTTAATGCTTGCTCCCGTTGTTAAAAAATTATGGGCAAAATTTAATTACGAGAAATACGGCGGTTCACCGTTGTTAGGCGTAAAAGGCGCAGTAATAAAGGCTCATGGGCGGTCAAAGTCTCCGGCTGTATTAAGCGCAATTAAGGCCGCAAGAGATTTCATAAACGAGAACGCCGCAGAGTTAATAAGCAATGAAATAAATATTTCGGAGGTGAAATAAATGCTGCTGAGAGAAAATAATCGTGTCTGCAAAATTTTAGGCACGAAATATCCGATTATACAGGGCGGAATGGCATGGGTAGCAAATGCAGATCTCGCCGCCGCAGTAAGTAACGGGGGAGGACTCGGAATAATTGCCGCTGCTAACACTCCGCCGGAAATCTTAGAGAAAGAAATTATCAGAGCAAAAAGTTTAATTCACGATAATAAGCCGTTCGGTTTAAATATTATGTTGATGTCCCCGACTGCTGATGACGCGCTCGAAATTGCAGCAAAGCAAAGAGTCCCCGTCGTTACAACAGGTGCAGGCAGCCCCGGAAAAGTTTTAGAGAGATTAAAGCCGCTTGGAACGATTGTAATTCCCGTTATTGCTTCAGTAGCTCAGGCAAAAAGAGTCGAACGTCAAGGAGCAGACGCAGTTGTCGCTGAAGGAATGGAGGCAGGCGGTCATATAGGAGAACTCACAACAATGGTATTAACTCCGCAAATTTCGCAGGCTGTAAAGATTCCTGTTATTTGTGCAGGAGGAGTCGCGGATGGCCGTGGGGTTGTTGCTGCTTTTGCGTTAGGTGCTGAAGGTGTGCAGGTCGGGACTCGTTTTATTTGTTGTGAAGAATGCACGGTACACGCGAATTATAAGCAGGCAGTTATTGACGCTAGAGACAGAAGCACAGCTGTAACGGGTCAAAGTTTAGGGCACCCTGTAAGATGTTTACGAAATAAATTAACGGCAGAATTTGAGAGACTCGAGTCAGAGAATGCCCCCGCGTCAGAAATTGAAGCACTCGGCACAGGCAAATTGCGTGCAGCAGTTGTTGACGGCGATATAAACTGGGGTTCGTTAATGGCCGGTCAAAGTGCTGCAATGGTAAATAATATTTTGCCCGCAAAAGTAATAATAGAAAATATGTTCTCTGACGCAGAAAAAATTTTGTCGAATCTAGGCGAGGTGAAGCAATGAAATATTCTTTATGTTTTCCCGGTCAAGGTGCGCAGGTTGTCGGAATGGGACGTGAATTATATGACTCGTTCAATTCAGCACGTGAAATTTTTGATGAAGCTGATGACTCGTTGTCATGCCATTTGACGCGTTTAATATTTGAGGGCCCGGAAAATGAATTAACCCTCACACGCAACGCCCAGCCCGCAATAATGACTGTGAGTCTTGCTGCCTTGAGTGCGTTAAATAAAGAGTTAGGCGCAAATTTGAGTCCTGTTTGTGCTGCCGGTCATAGTTTAGGCGAGTATACAGCGTTGACAGCAGCGGGAGTCTTGAAATTTTCTGATTCAGTGAGACTCGTGCGTGATAGAGGCGCATTTATGCAGGAAGCTGTACCTGAAGGAGTCGGCTCAATGGCTGCATTACTCGGCGCAAAACCTGATGACGTAAAAAATTTATGTGAGTCAATCGCTCCCAACGGCGAAATCTCACCCGCAAATTTTAATTCCCCCGGACAAATCGTAATTTCCGGAATGACTGAATATATAGATAAAGCAATTGAGCAGGCAAAAAATTTCGGTGCAAAACGTGCCGTAAAATTGAGTGTAAGTGCACCTTTTCACAGTAAATTTATGAAACCTGCCGCAGAAAAATTGAAACTCGAATTTGAAAAAATTTCGTGGTCTGACGCAAAATTTGATATTATCTCGAATGTAAATGCGCAGTCTGTGAAGAATCCTGATATAATCAGAGAGCTTTTATATAAGCAGACGTTCAGCCCGGTTTTATGGGAAGAAAGCGTTTTATATATGGCTGATAAATTATCGGTTGATTTATTTATTGAGCTTGGCCCGGGAGAAGTCCTCGCAGGATTAATAAAGAAGTGCATTAAAGGCGCGAACATTTTATCAGGCGGGACTCCGGAAAAACTAGAGAAAATCAGAGCAGCATTAGAAGAGGTGAAATAATTTGCTCGCACTAGTAACAGGAGCATCAAGGGGAATCGGCAGAGCTATAGCACTTGAACTCGCGAAAAATAATTTTGACGTAGCTATAAATTGCAGTAAGAGCGTTGACTCAGCTAAAAACGTTAGGGACGAAATAATATCTCTTGGCCGTAAATGCGAAATTTTTCAGGCCGATGTAAGCGAATATAATCAAGCTGAAGAAATGTTCAAGGCGATAAAGGCTGCATTTAATGAGTCAGTAAGTGTGCTCGTGAACAATGCCGGAATAACCCGCGATAATCTTTTAATGCGAATGAATCCGGAAGATTGGCAGGCAGTAATAAGCGCGAATCTAAATTCAGTCTTCAACTGCACAAAATTAGCAATTCGTGATATGGCAAAAGCTAAATTCGGCAGGATTATAAATATTTCGTCGGTCGTAGGTTTGACGGGCAATGCAGGACAGTCAAAT
The Synergistaceae bacterium DNA segment above includes these coding regions:
- a CDS encoding DUF561 domain-containing protein is translated as MRENNRVCKILGTKYPIIQGGMAWVANADLAAAVSNGGGLGIIAAANTPPEILEKEIIRAKSLIHDNKPFGLNIMLMSPTADDALEIAAKQRVPVVTTGAGSPGKVLERLKPLGTIVIPVIASVAQAKRVERQGADAVVAEGMEAGGHIGELTTMVLTPQISQAVKIPVICAGGVADGRGVVAAFALGAEGVQVGTRFICCEECTVHANYKQAVIDARDRSTAVTGQSLGHPVRCLRNKLTAEFERLESENAPASEIEALGTGKLRAAVVDGDINWGSLMAGQSAAMVNNILPAKVIIENMFSDAEKILSNLGEVKQ
- the fabD gene encoding ACP S-malonyltransferase — translated: MKYSLCFPGQGAQVVGMGRELYDSFNSAREIFDEADDSLSCHLTRLIFEGPENELTLTRNAQPAIMTVSLAALSALNKELGANLSPVCAAGHSLGEYTALTAAGVLKFSDSVRLVRDRGAFMQEAVPEGVGSMAALLGAKPDDVKNLCESIAPNGEISPANFNSPGQIVISGMTEYIDKAIEQAKNFGAKRAVKLSVSAPFHSKFMKPAAEKLKLEFEKISWSDAKFDIISNVNAQSVKNPDIIRELLYKQTFSPVLWEESVLYMADKLSVDLFIELGPGEVLAGLIKKCIKGANILSGGTPEKLEKIRAALEEVK
- the plsX gene encoding phosphate acyltransferase PlsX, which encodes MTIAVDAMGGDNAPAEICAGAVKACKEFQDIEIILTGDTEKIKSCLESHPRIHIQQASEIIDPDEHPANAIRKKKDSSMRVAMEMVKSGDAQGCVSAGSTGAIVSGGVLVVGRLPGIDRPALGVPIPSLEKISFTLDVGATVRCKPENLLQFALMGNIYSHKILGVANPDIRLLSNGTEEIKGDDTVLGARELISQKENLNFQGYIEGNNLINGIADVIVCDGFTGNIALKLGEGIMQTLKSLLVEEVNKSFIAKTGMLMLAPVVKKLWAKFNYEKYGGSPLLGVKGAVIKAHGRSKSPAVLSAIKAARDFINENAAELISNEINISEVK
- the fabG gene encoding 3-oxoacyl-[acyl-carrier-protein] reductase, whose amino-acid sequence is MLALVTGASRGIGRAIALELAKNNFDVAINCSKSVDSAKNVRDEIISLGRKCEIFQADVSEYNQAEEMFKAIKAAFNESVSVLVNNAGITRDNLLMRMNPEDWQAVISANLNSVFNCTKLAIRDMAKAKFGRIINISSVVGLTGNAGQSNYSASKAGIIGFTKSIAREYASRGITANAIAPGFIDTAMTEILKPEIKADILKTIPAGRMGSPEEVAKAVFFFADESSSYITGQVLAVDGGMTMI
- the fapR gene encoding transcription factor FapR; the protein is MLNYKHERKSRQEKLAKLIEANPMATDSELAESLNVSVSTVRLDRALMGVPELRERIKSMAESAINKLQSLNPGEVIGELLELEPNKWALSVLKTAQEMAVKFTDIISDNYIYSQASSIALAVIQTAGVIIDSMRGEYKGHAKVGDILVARAKVGVNHEGKKIVSVRTKVGDKEIFVGRFIIEIKQ